From a region of the Streptomyces sp. NBC_01454 genome:
- a CDS encoding ABC transporter ATP-binding protein, with the protein MIELEGLTKHYGDKVAVDDLTFTVRPGIVTGFLGPNGAGKSTTMRMMLDLDNPTAGTVRINGRHYRQLQDPLTYIGALLEAKSVHGGRSAANHLLCLAQSNGIPRGRVSEVLDTVGLSSVARKRAKGFSLGMSQRLGIAAALLGDPQVLLFDEPVNGLDPEGIHWIRNLMKNLAAQGRTVFVSSHLMSEMALTAEHLIVIGQGRLMADTSMRDFIHQNSRSYVRMRSPEQEKLLDLLHSEGIDAVAAGNGSLEVDGVPADRLGELAAAHQLVLHELSPQQASLEEAFMQLTAESVEYHARDGEPVPAQAGSAPGARTPGPPQPAGARPGEPQPTGWGADWQKKRS; encoded by the coding sequence ATGATCGAGCTCGAGGGGCTGACCAAGCATTACGGCGACAAGGTCGCCGTGGACGACCTCACCTTCACCGTGCGGCCCGGCATCGTCACCGGCTTCCTCGGCCCCAACGGCGCGGGTAAGTCGACCACCATGCGAATGATGCTCGACCTGGACAACCCGACGGCGGGGACGGTCCGGATCAACGGCAGGCACTACCGGCAGCTGCAGGATCCGCTGACGTACATCGGGGCGCTGCTGGAGGCGAAGTCGGTGCACGGCGGCCGCAGCGCCGCCAACCATCTGCTGTGTCTGGCGCAGAGCAACGGCATCCCCCGCGGCCGGGTCTCCGAGGTGCTGGACACCGTGGGGCTGAGCTCCGTCGCCAGGAAGCGGGCGAAGGGATTCTCGCTCGGGATGAGCCAGCGGCTGGGCATCGCCGCGGCGCTGCTCGGCGATCCACAGGTCCTCCTCTTCGACGAGCCGGTCAACGGACTCGACCCCGAGGGCATCCACTGGATCCGCAATCTGATGAAGAACCTCGCGGCCCAGGGCCGGACCGTGTTCGTCTCCTCCCATCTGATGAGTGAGATGGCACTGACCGCCGAGCACCTGATCGTGATCGGGCAGGGCCGGCTGATGGCCGACACCTCGATGCGGGACTTCATCCACCAGAACTCACGGTCGTACGTCCGGATGCGCTCCCCGGAGCAGGAGAAGCTGCTGGATCTGCTGCACTCCGAGGGCATCGACGCGGTGGCGGCCGGCAACGGTTCGCTGGAGGTCGACGGGGTGCCCGCCGACCGGCTGGGCGAGCTGGCCGCGGCGCACCAGCTGGTGCTGCACGAGCTGAGCCCCCAGCAGGCGTCCCTGGAAGAGGCGTTCATGCAGCTGACGGCGGAGTCGGTGGAGTATCACGCACGCGACGGCGAGCCGGTGCCGGCCCAGGCGGGCAGCGCGCCCGGTGCCCGGACCCCGGGACCCCCGCAGCCGGCCGGGGCACGGCCCGGCGAGCCGCAGCCGACCGGCTGGGGTGCCGACTGGCAGAAGAAGAGGAGCTGA
- the scy gene encoding polarized growth protein Scy — translation MRGNDRYEADDHLSQFEAEMERLKSERDKAVQHADDLGYQVEVLRAKLHEARRNLATRPAYDNVSHQAEQLLRNAQIQADQLRSDAEREVREARAQTQRLLQEQAERQSRLEAELHSEAVTRRQRLDEELNERRQTVESHVNENVAWAEQLRARTESQARRLLEESRAEAEQALTAARAEAQRLAERARERLGSEAEQARAEAEAILRRARADAERLLNAASSQAQEATDQAEQLRTSVGSESEEARRQAAELTRTAETRIQEADTALREARAEADKLVEEAQQAASKRLSAVESDNEQRTRTAKAEIARLVGEATKEAEALKAEAEQLRSDARTESERLLAEAQESARSQAAEDSAAQLAKAARTAEEVLTKASEDAKATIKAAAEEAERLRHEAESEADRLREEAHDTVAQLKGAAKDDTKEYRAKTVELQEEARRLRGEAEQLRADAVAEGERIRSEARREAVQQIEEAAGSAEELLGKAKNDAEETRSGAVAESERVRTEAIERATSLRRQAEEALERARAEAEELLTEGAQAAEMVTTEAEESAARLRAEAEEAAQERRAEAQAELDRLRTEAEEKVTAAEQRLRDARAEAEGLRRETQEEAARLKAESAERRRTLEQQAEEETERLRAEAAADASAARDEAEAVAVRLRAEAAAEAERLKAEAQETADRVRAEAATAAERTGTEAAQALAAAQEEAARRRREAEQQLGEAREEAHQERTAAREQSEELLAAARTRVGEAQEEAERLVEDADRRAGELMAAAEQTAQQVRDSVAGLHEQAGEEIAGLRSAAEHAAARTTAEAQDEADRLRKEAHEERERASEEAIRVRQEAQEARDDAKSLAERAVSEAIEEAEGLRAEAAAVLDEARRDANTLRTEAAEQADRLVSEASAQAEKLVTDATAKAQQLRTDASDALASGEQDAARARAEARDDANRMRSDAAEQADRLITEARAEAERIVTEATELTSSAQDDADRIVQEAQQAADRLRAEGEQQAHALVAEATGMAERLRADAAAALESARVDAERTGDQAREAANKTRSDAAEQADQLMSEAATEAERLRTEAAETAADAERNADRTRADAREQADRMHATATAEADRLRAEAAETVTAAQEHANRTRNESAKVKEDAEAAAERTRTEAQQEADRLLDEARKDAAQRRGDAAEQADQLVARAQEEALKAATAAEEQADTMVGAARKEAERLLAEAAADGNERVEKARTDANTLLEEARRDATGIRERAEELRQRIESEVEELHERARRESAETMKNAGERVDKLIAQATAQQVEAEEKADRMVSDANSEASKVRISAVKKAEGLIKEAENKKAEAVRDAEAMRREAEAEAARIVDEGKRELEVLVRRREDINAEISRVQDVLEALESFETPGGNGEGKGGGVKAAAGAGATRSSGKQSEG, via the coding sequence GTGCGGGGCAACGACCGCTACGAGGCTGACGACCACCTCTCGCAGTTCGAGGCCGAGATGGAGCGGCTGAAGAGCGAGCGGGACAAGGCCGTTCAGCACGCCGACGACCTCGGCTATCAGGTCGAGGTGCTGCGCGCCAAGCTCCATGAGGCGCGCCGCAACCTCGCGACGCGCCCTGCCTACGACAACGTCAGCCATCAGGCCGAACAACTGCTGCGCAATGCGCAGATCCAGGCCGATCAGCTGCGTTCGGACGCCGAGCGCGAGGTCCGCGAGGCGCGGGCACAGACCCAGCGGCTGCTGCAGGAGCAGGCCGAGCGGCAGTCCCGGCTGGAGGCCGAGCTGCACTCCGAGGCGGTCACCCGCCGCCAGCGGCTCGACGAGGAGCTCAACGAGCGCCGGCAGACCGTCGAATCACACGTCAACGAGAACGTCGCCTGGGCCGAACAGCTGCGCGCCCGTACGGAGTCGCAGGCCCGCCGGCTGCTGGAGGAGTCCCGGGCGGAGGCCGAGCAGGCGCTGACGGCCGCCCGCGCCGAGGCCCAGCGGCTGGCCGAACGCGCCCGTGAGCGGCTCGGCTCCGAGGCGGAGCAGGCCCGCGCCGAAGCGGAAGCCATCCTGCGCCGGGCGCGTGCGGACGCCGAGCGGCTGCTGAACGCCGCCTCCAGCCAGGCCCAGGAGGCCACCGACCAGGCCGAACAGCTGCGGACCAGCGTCGGCAGCGAGTCGGAGGAGGCGCGCCGGCAGGCCGCGGAGCTGACCCGCACCGCCGAGACCCGCATCCAGGAGGCCGACACGGCGCTGCGCGAGGCGCGCGCCGAGGCGGACAAGCTCGTCGAAGAGGCGCAGCAGGCCGCCTCCAAGCGGCTGTCGGCGGTCGAGTCGGACAACGAGCAGCGCACCCGCACCGCCAAGGCGGAGATCGCCCGGCTGGTCGGGGAGGCCACCAAGGAGGCCGAGGCGCTCAAGGCCGAGGCCGAGCAGCTGCGGAGCGATGCCCGCACGGAGTCCGAACGGCTGCTCGCCGAGGCCCAGGAGTCCGCCCGGTCCCAGGCCGCCGAGGACTCCGCGGCGCAGCTGGCGAAGGCCGCGCGCACCGCCGAGGAGGTGCTGACCAAGGCGTCGGAGGACGCCAAGGCCACCATCAAGGCCGCCGCCGAGGAGGCCGAACGGCTGCGCCACGAGGCCGAGTCCGAGGCGGACCGGCTGCGCGAAGAGGCACATGACACCGTCGCCCAGCTCAAGGGCGCGGCGAAGGACGACACCAAGGAGTACCGCGCCAAGACCGTCGAACTCCAGGAGGAGGCGCGGCGGCTGCGCGGCGAGGCCGAGCAGCTGCGGGCGGACGCGGTCGCCGAGGGCGAGCGGATCCGCAGCGAGGCCCGCCGCGAGGCGGTCCAGCAGATCGAGGAGGCGGCCGGGTCCGCCGAGGAGCTGCTGGGCAAGGCCAAGAACGATGCCGAGGAGACCCGTTCGGGCGCCGTCGCGGAGAGCGAGCGGGTGCGGACGGAGGCCATCGAACGGGCCACGTCGCTGCGCCGGCAGGCCGAGGAGGCGCTGGAGCGGGCCCGCGCGGAGGCCGAGGAGCTGCTCACCGAGGGCGCCCAGGCCGCCGAGATGGTCACCACCGAGGCGGAGGAATCCGCCGCACGGCTGCGCGCCGAGGCCGAGGAGGCCGCGCAGGAACGGCGGGCCGAGGCACAGGCCGAGCTGGACCGGCTGCGCACCGAGGCGGAGGAGAAGGTCACCGCCGCCGAGCAGCGGCTGCGCGACGCCCGCGCCGAGGCGGAGGGGCTGCGCCGGGAGACCCAGGAGGAGGCGGCCCGTCTCAAGGCGGAGTCGGCGGAGCGGCGCCGGACGCTGGAGCAGCAGGCCGAGGAGGAGACCGAGCGGCTGCGCGCGGAGGCCGCCGCGGACGCGTCGGCGGCGCGTGACGAGGCCGAAGCGGTGGCGGTACGGCTGCGCGCCGAAGCGGCGGCCGAGGCCGAGCGGCTGAAGGCGGAGGCCCAGGAGACCGCGGACCGGGTGCGCGCGGAGGCGGCGACCGCCGCGGAGCGCACGGGGACGGAGGCGGCGCAGGCGCTGGCCGCGGCCCAGGAGGAGGCCGCGCGGCGGCGCCGGGAGGCCGAGCAGCAGCTGGGCGAGGCCCGCGAGGAGGCCCACCAGGAGCGCACCGCGGCGCGCGAGCAGAGCGAGGAGCTGCTGGCGGCGGCCCGTACCCGGGTCGGCGAGGCCCAGGAGGAGGCCGAGCGGCTGGTCGAGGACGCCGACCGGCGGGCCGGCGAGCTGATGGCGGCGGCCGAGCAGACCGCACAGCAGGTGCGGGACTCGGTCGCGGGGCTGCACGAGCAGGCCGGTGAGGAGATCGCCGGGCTGCGTTCGGCGGCCGAGCACGCCGCGGCGCGCACCACGGCCGAGGCACAGGACGAGGCGGACCGGCTCCGCAAGGAGGCCCACGAGGAGCGTGAGCGCGCCTCGGAGGAGGCCATCCGGGTGCGCCAGGAGGCGCAGGAGGCACGGGACGACGCGAAGTCCCTTGCCGAGCGGGCGGTTTCCGAGGCCATCGAGGAGGCCGAGGGGCTGCGCGCCGAGGCGGCCGCGGTGCTCGACGAGGCACGCCGGGACGCCAACACGCTGCGCACCGAGGCCGCCGAGCAGGCCGACCGGCTGGTGTCGGAGGCGAGCGCACAGGCCGAGAAGCTGGTCACGGACGCCACCGCGAAGGCGCAGCAGCTGCGTACCGACGCCTCGGACGCGCTGGCGTCGGGCGAGCAGGACGCGGCCCGGGCCCGTGCGGAGGCGCGGGACGACGCGAACCGGATGCGGTCGGACGCCGCGGAGCAGGCCGACCGGCTGATCACCGAGGCCCGTGCGGAGGCGGAACGGATCGTCACCGAGGCCACCGAGCTGACGTCTTCGGCGCAGGACGACGCCGACCGGATCGTCCAGGAGGCCCAGCAGGCCGCCGACCGGCTGCGCGCGGAGGGCGAGCAGCAGGCCCACGCGCTGGTCGCGGAGGCGACCGGGATGGCGGAGCGGCTGCGCGCCGACGCGGCCGCGGCGCTGGAGAGCGCCCGGGTGGACGCGGAGCGCACCGGCGACCAGGCGCGCGAGGCGGCGAACAAGACGCGGTCGGACGCCGCGGAGCAGGCCGACCAGCTGATGTCGGAGGCCGCGACCGAGGCGGAGCGGCTGCGCACGGAGGCGGCGGAGACGGCCGCGGACGCCGAGCGGAACGCGGACCGCACCCGGGCCGATGCCCGGGAGCAGGCGGACCGGATGCACGCGACGGCCACCGCGGAGGCGGACCGGCTGCGGGCGGAGGCGGCCGAGACGGTCACCGCCGCGCAGGAGCACGCCAACCGCACCCGCAACGAGTCCGCGAAGGTCAAGGAGGACGCCGAGGCGGCGGCCGAGCGGACCCGGACCGAGGCCCAGCAGGAGGCGGACCGGCTGCTCGACGAGGCGCGCAAGGATGCCGCGCAGCGCCGCGGGGACGCCGCCGAGCAGGCCGACCAGCTCGTCGCCCGGGCCCAGGAGGAGGCGCTCAAGGCGGCCACCGCCGCCGAGGAGCAGGCCGACACGATGGTGGGGGCGGCCCGCAAGGAAGCCGAGCGGCTCCTCGCGGAGGCGGCCGCCGACGGCAACGAGCGGGTGGAGAAGGCGCGGACGGACGCGAACACCCTGCTGGAGGAGGCCCGCCGCGACGCCACCGGCATCCGCGAGCGCGCCGAGGAGCTGCGCCAGCGGATCGAGTCCGAGGTCGAGGAGCTGCACGAGCGGGCCCGCCGGGAGTCGGCGGAGACGATGAAGAACGCCGGCGAACGCGTCGACAAGCTCATCGCGCAGGCCACCGCCCAGCAGGTGGAGGCCGAGGAGAAGGCCGACCGGATGGTCTCGGACGCCAACAGCGAGGCGAGCAAGGTCCGGATCTCGGCGGTGAAGAAGGCCGAGGGCCTGATCAAGGAGGCCGAGAACAAGAAGGCCGAGGCGGTGCGCGACGCGGAGGCGATGCGCCGCGAGGCCGAGGCCGAGGCCGCCCGCATCGTGGACGAGGGCAAGCGGGAGCTGGAGGTCCTGGTGCGCCGGCGCGAGGACATCAACGCCGAAATCTCCCGCGTCCAGGATGTGCTGGAGGCCCTGGAATCGTTCGAGACGCCCGGCGGGAACGGGGAGGGCAAGGGCGGCGGTGTGAAGGCGGCCGCCGGAGCGGGGGCAACTCGTTCGAGTGGCAAGCAGTCTGAAGGGTAG
- a CDS encoding cellulose-binding protein, with translation MSDTSSPFGFELVRRGYDRGQVDDRITKLVADRDSALARITSLEKRIEELHLETQNAQAQVNDAEPSYAGLGARVEKILRLAEEEAKDLREEARRAAEQHRELAESAAQQVRNDAEAFAAERKSKAEDEGARIVEKAKGEASTLRSEAQKDAQSKREEADSLFEETRAKAAQAAADFETNLAKRREQSERDLASRQAKAEKRLAEIEHRAEQLRLEAEKLRTDAERRARQTVETAQRQAEDIVADANAKADRIRSESERELAALTNRRDSINAQLTNVREMLATLTGAAVAAAGAPGEEETVSRGVPAQQTR, from the coding sequence ATGAGCGACACTTCCTCCCCCTTCGGCTTCGAGCTCGTGCGGCGTGGGTACGACCGCGGTCAGGTGGACGACCGCATTACGAAGCTCGTCGCCGACCGCGACAGCGCGCTGGCCCGCATCACGTCGCTGGAAAAGCGGATCGAGGAGTTGCACCTCGAAACGCAGAACGCCCAGGCGCAGGTCAATGACGCCGAACCGTCCTACGCGGGCCTGGGGGCGCGCGTGGAGAAGATCCTCCGTCTCGCCGAGGAAGAGGCGAAGGACCTGCGCGAGGAGGCCCGCCGCGCCGCCGAGCAGCACCGTGAGCTGGCCGAGTCGGCCGCCCAGCAGGTCCGCAACGACGCCGAGGCGTTCGCCGCCGAGCGCAAGTCGAAGGCGGAGGACGAGGGCGCCCGGATCGTCGAGAAGGCCAAGGGCGAGGCGTCCACGCTGCGCTCCGAGGCGCAGAAGGACGCGCAGTCCAAGCGCGAGGAGGCGGACTCCCTCTTCGAGGAGACCCGCGCCAAGGCGGCCCAGGCCGCCGCGGACTTCGAGACCAACCTCGCCAAGCGCCGTGAGCAGTCCGAGCGCGACCTGGCCTCGCGTCAGGCCAAGGCCGAGAAGCGGCTCGCCGAGATCGAGCACCGCGCCGAGCAGCTCCGCCTGGAGGCCGAGAAGCTGCGGACGGACGCGGAGCGCCGGGCCCGCCAGACGGTGGAGACCGCGCAGCGCCAGGCCGAGGACATCGTGGCGGACGCCAACGCCAAGGCGGACCGTATCCGCAGCGAATCCGAGCGCGAGCTGGCGGCGCTGACCAACCGCCGCGACTCGATCAACGCACAGCTGACCAACGTCCGCGAGATGCTCGCGACGCTGACCGGTGCGGCGGTGGCCGCGGCCGGTGCCCCCGGCGAGGAGGAGACCGTCTCGCGCGGCGTCCCCGCCCAGCAGACCCGCTGA
- a CDS encoding ABC transporter ATP-binding protein → MIEAVGLTKRYGAKTAVYNLSFQVRPGTVTGFLGPNGSGKSTTMRMILGLDAPTSGHATIAGRPYRQLPNAPRQVGALLDAKAVHGGRSARQHLLSLAQLSGIPARRVDEVLKVVGLQDVAGRRSHGFSLGMGQRLGIAAALLGDPQVLLFDEPVNGLDPEGILWVRNLMKQLASEGRTVFVSSHLMSEMALTAEHLIVIGRGQLLANMSVKDFISANSADFARIRTPDAEPEQREKLTAALGEAGGQITPEPDGALRVTGLPLPRISDLAHAAEVRLWELSPHQASLEEAYMRMTQGAVDYRSTADARAGLQEAPAGYAPQGPGPQGYPGGPGYPAGQPGVPGQVPAGMPGQGRPNPYAQQAPGAVPGPGQPPPGQAQGHPYGAPESYAAPHPYGQQPAAPMPSASPFAPPAAPADQPTPHHEEAR, encoded by the coding sequence ATGATCGAGGCAGTCGGCCTGACGAAGCGCTATGGCGCCAAGACGGCCGTGTACAACCTGTCGTTCCAGGTACGGCCGGGCACGGTGACCGGCTTCCTGGGGCCCAACGGCTCCGGCAAGTCGACCACGATGCGCATGATCCTGGGCCTGGACGCACCGACCTCGGGGCACGCGACCATCGCCGGCCGCCCCTACCGCCAGCTCCCCAACGCACCGCGCCAGGTGGGCGCGCTGCTCGACGCCAAGGCCGTGCACGGCGGGCGCAGCGCACGCCAGCATCTGCTCTCGCTCGCCCAGCTGTCGGGCATCCCGGCCCGCCGGGTCGACGAGGTGCTCAAGGTGGTCGGCCTGCAGGACGTCGCGGGGCGGCGTTCCCACGGCTTCTCGCTCGGCATGGGCCAGCGGCTGGGCATCGCCGCGGCGCTGCTCGGCGATCCGCAAGTACTGCTCTTCGACGAGCCGGTCAACGGGCTCGACCCCGAAGGCATCCTGTGGGTGCGCAATCTGATGAAGCAGCTGGCGTCCGAGGGCCGCACGGTCTTCGTCTCCTCGCATCTGATGAGCGAGATGGCACTGACCGCCGAGCATCTGATCGTGATCGGCCGGGGCCAGCTGCTGGCGAACATGTCGGTCAAGGACTTCATCTCGGCCAACTCCGCCGATTTCGCCCGGATACGCACCCCGGACGCCGAGCCGGAGCAGCGCGAGAAGCTGACCGCCGCGCTCGGTGAGGCGGGCGGGCAGATCACCCCCGAGCCGGACGGCGCGCTGCGGGTGACCGGGCTGCCGCTCCCCCGCATCAGCGACCTCGCGCACGCCGCCGAGGTCCGACTGTGGGAGCTGTCGCCGCACCAGGCGTCCCTGGAGGAGGCGTACATGCGGATGACGCAGGGCGCCGTGGACTACCGCTCGACGGCCGACGCGCGGGCCGGACTGCAGGAGGCCCCCGCCGGGTACGCCCCGCAGGGTCCCGGCCCGCAGGGGTATCCGGGTGGCCCCGGGTACCCGGCCGGTCAGCCCGGTGTCCCGGGCCAGGTCCCGGCGGGCATGCCCGGCCAGGGCCGGCCGAATCCGTACGCCCAGCAGGCGCCCGGCGCCGTTCCCGGGCCGGGCCAGCCGCCGCCCGGGCAGGCTCAGGGTCACCCGTACGGGGCACCCGAGTCCTACGCCGCGCCTCACCCGTACGGGCAACAGCCCGCCGCGCCGATGCCGTCCGCGAGCCCGTTCGCGCCGCCCGCCGCCCCCGCCGACCAGCCCACGCCGCACCACGAGGAAGCCCGATGA
- a CDS encoding ABC transporter permease encodes MAALGQVIRSEWTKIRSVRSTVWTLGIAAVLTIALGMLICVLANNDFHSMPARQRLSFDATNISFSGMGLGQLAMIVFGVLVVSNEYSTGMIRASLAAVPQRGTFLFCKLLVATALVFVVGLATSFVAFFAGQAMLGDLRAHLGDPGVLRAVFGGGLYMTLIALFSMAVAVMLRSPMLSLGILMPFFFLISNILGNVSATRKVGRYLPDQAGSKIMQVVTPANSDVPYGPWGGLGIMIAWTVAALIGGYVLLKRRDA; translated from the coding sequence ATGGCGGCACTCGGGCAGGTCATTCGGTCGGAGTGGACCAAGATCAGATCGGTGCGGTCCACGGTGTGGACGCTCGGCATCGCCGCGGTGCTCACCATCGCGCTGGGCATGCTGATCTGCGTCCTGGCCAACAACGACTTCCACTCCATGCCGGCCAGGCAGCGGCTGTCGTTCGACGCCACCAACATCAGCTTCTCCGGGATGGGGCTGGGCCAGCTCGCGATGATCGTCTTCGGGGTGCTGGTGGTCTCCAACGAGTACAGCACCGGCATGATCCGGGCCTCGCTGGCGGCGGTCCCGCAGCGCGGCACCTTTCTGTTCTGCAAGCTGCTGGTGGCCACCGCGCTGGTCTTCGTGGTCGGCCTGGCGACCAGCTTCGTGGCCTTCTTCGCGGGACAGGCGATGCTGGGCGATCTGCGCGCGCACCTCGGCGATCCGGGAGTGCTGCGCGCGGTGTTCGGCGGCGGGCTCTACATGACGCTGATCGCGCTGTTCTCGATGGCGGTGGCCGTGATGCTGCGCAGTCCGATGCTGTCGCTGGGCATCCTGATGCCGTTCTTCTTCCTGATCTCCAACATCCTCGGCAACGTCTCGGCGACCCGGAAGGTCGGCCGCTATCTGCCGGACCAGGCGGGCTCGAAGATCATGCAGGTGGTCACGCCCGCCAACAGCGATGTGCCGTACGGGCCGTGGGGCGGACTCGGCATCATGATCGCCTGGACGGTGGCGGCGCTGATCGGGGGCTATGTCCTGCTGAAGCGGCGGGACGCCTAG
- a CDS encoding ABC transporter permease — protein sequence MLQPQAQPPVQDRPQHHPQDRQPPVPQQAHPQQAWAGAGGYVSPLPVRPTHLGHALASEWTKIRSLRSTIWTLGVMVALTVGIGLLATLAAGSEREMDPLLGVGFVGVLLGSLCVITLGVLSISSEYGTGMIRTTLTACPSRVRVLTAKALVFFTLALVLTTVATTLVALLDTGMLRGPAPTADQWLRATLGAGLYVALLGLLALAVGTLLRHSAGAISTMMGVVLLPMLLALFLQGESVKDLQRVLIEYSVPSALATLYDIPFLTTGPSGWTPLLILAGVTAVVLGGAYAAVAQRDV from the coding sequence ATGCTCCAGCCCCAGGCGCAGCCGCCCGTCCAGGACCGGCCGCAGCACCACCCGCAGGACCGGCAGCCCCCCGTCCCGCAGCAGGCCCACCCCCAGCAGGCCTGGGCCGGAGCGGGCGGCTATGTCTCGCCCCTCCCCGTGCGCCCCACCCACCTCGGCCATGCGCTGGCCTCCGAGTGGACGAAGATCCGCTCGCTGCGCTCGACGATCTGGACACTGGGCGTGATGGTCGCCCTGACCGTGGGCATCGGTCTGCTGGCCACCCTCGCGGCGGGCTCGGAACGCGAGATGGACCCGCTGCTCGGCGTCGGTTTCGTCGGCGTCCTGCTCGGCAGCCTGTGCGTGATCACCCTGGGCGTGCTGTCGATCTCGTCCGAGTACGGCACCGGCATGATCCGTACGACGCTGACCGCCTGCCCCAGCCGCGTCCGGGTGCTGACCGCGAAGGCCCTCGTCTTCTTCACCCTCGCGCTGGTGCTCACGACGGTCGCGACCACCCTGGTCGCGCTGCTCGACACCGGCATGCTCCGCGGCCCCGCGCCGACCGCCGACCAGTGGCTGCGCGCCACCCTCGGCGCCGGTCTGTACGTCGCGCTGCTCGGTCTGCTGGCGCTGGCCGTCGGCACCCTGCTGCGGCACTCGGCGGGCGCCATCAGCACGATGATGGGCGTCGTGCTGCTGCCGATGCTGCTGGCGCTGTTCCTGCAGGGCGAGAGCGTCAAGGACCTCCAGCGGGTGCTGATCGAGTACTCGGTGCCGAGCGCCCTGGCGACGCTCTACGACATCCCGTTCCTCACCACGGGCCCCAGCGGCTGGACCCCGCTGCTGATCCTGGCCGGGGTGACCGCGGTGGTGCTGGGCGGCGCCTACGCCGCCGTCGCCCAGCGCGACGTCTGA
- a CDS encoding LLM class flavin-dependent oxidoreductase, with protein MRVGAFILAAQFPGQGQGEALHRAVRSAEVAEEAGLDDVWLAEHHFVPYGVCPSAVTLAALLLGRTRRIGVGTAVSVLPTQHPVALGEQAALLHLTTGGRFTLGVGRGGPWVDLEVFGAGLAAYDHGFPESLDLLLRWLREPRVGARGERYAFREVAVVPRPDQALTAPDDPCAGPPGPPVVVACTSPASVRTAAERGLPMLLGMHCGDEEKAEMVALWRSAALEAGRDGDEVAAAAHVSAGVVQIADAREAARESLTKAMPGWLRQGLGAHVTVDGRYRAMRDPLAYTELLCGLHPVGPPRWCADRLAATSERTGITRFALLVEGSGDLAATEENVRRLGTEVLPQVG; from the coding sequence ATGCGCGTTGGGGCTTTCATCCTGGCCGCTCAATTCCCGGGCCAGGGACAGGGGGAAGCACTGCACCGCGCGGTGCGCTCCGCGGAGGTCGCGGAGGAGGCCGGGCTCGACGACGTCTGGCTGGCGGAACACCATTTCGTACCGTACGGCGTCTGTCCGAGTGCGGTGACGCTGGCGGCGCTGCTGCTGGGGCGCACCCGCCGGATCGGTGTCGGGACGGCGGTCAGCGTGCTGCCGACCCAGCATCCGGTGGCGCTCGGTGAGCAGGCGGCGCTGCTGCATCTCACCACCGGCGGCCGCTTCACGCTCGGTGTGGGCCGGGGCGGCCCCTGGGTGGATCTGGAGGTCTTCGGCGCCGGGCTCGCCGCGTACGACCACGGCTTCCCCGAGTCCCTCGACCTGCTGCTGCGCTGGCTGCGCGAGCCGCGGGTCGGCGCGCGGGGCGAGCGCTATGCGTTCCGGGAGGTGGCGGTGGTGCCGCGGCCGGATCAGGCACTGACCGCTCCGGACGATCCGTGCGCCGGCCCCCCGGGCCCACCCGTGGTGGTGGCCTGCACCTCCCCCGCCTCGGTGCGCACGGCCGCCGAGCGCGGCCTGCCGATGCTGCTGGGCATGCACTGCGGCGACGAGGAGAAGGCGGAGATGGTCGCACTGTGGCGCTCGGCCGCCCTGGAGGCGGGCCGGGACGGCGACGAGGTGGCCGCGGCCGCGCATGTCTCGGCGGGCGTGGTCCAGATCGCCGACGCCCGGGAGGCGGCACGGGAGTCCCTGACCAAGGCGATGCCCGGCTGGCTGCGGCAGGGCCTGGGCGCGCATGTGACGGTCGACGGCCGCTATCGCGCGATGCGTGATCCGCTGGCGTACACGGAGTTGCTGTGCGGGCTGCATCCCGTCGGCCCGCCGCGGTGGTGTGCGGACCGGCTGGCGGCGACGTCGGAGCGTACGGGCATCACCCGCTTCGCCCTGCTCGTCGAGGGCTCCGGCGACCTCGCGGCGACGGAGGAGAACGTGCGCCGGCTGGGCACGGAAGTCCTGCCGCAGGTGGGGTGA
- a CDS encoding ATP/GTP-binding protein, translating to MSPRRNRQPGGAKPIDRTGGDRYGLERTEEWRGETWVVRQLGGGGAAKHYRCPGCDQEIPPGVPHVVAWQQHGDVDDRRHWHKACWSARDRRSARLQRSRNAPRY from the coding sequence GTGTCCCCGCGTCGAAACCGCCAGCCCGGCGGCGCGAAGCCCATCGACCGCACGGGCGGTGACCGCTACGGCCTGGAACGTACCGAGGAATGGCGCGGTGAGACCTGGGTCGTCCGGCAGCTGGGGGGCGGCGGCGCGGCCAAGCACTACCGCTGCCCGGGCTGCGACCAGGAGATCCCGCCCGGGGTGCCGCACGTCGTCGCCTGGCAGCAGCACGGTGATGTCGACGACCGCCGGCACTGGCACAAGGCGTGCTGGAGCGCACGGGACCGCCGGAGCGCGCGGCTCCAGCGGTCCCGGAATGCGCCCAGATACTGA